A stretch of Vibrio maritimus DNA encodes these proteins:
- the rmuC gene encoding DNA recombination protein RmuC: protein MQWIIDNQTLLLSITSLSTVVGFSAAAVLHFKSRQIEALAEHKAQLETTALEQQIARMQQELSDAKQELDELDDERDKSAFELKQAHGKVMAAMEKLRYFEAVKQERQQYATELEQVKQQRAQSEAQLREQLATYQQQQRSDQEKLELLQQSELRLKEQFERLAHQVFEAKTAKVDAQNRQSLEGILSPLKEQLEGFKKQVNDSFSQEAKERHTLVHELKNLQRLNDQMTKEAMNLTQALKGDNKQQGNWGEVVLARVLAESGLREGHEYQTQVSLQNEAGKRYQPDVIVHLPQDKQVVIDSKMVLVAYERYFNAETDAERDRALSDHLLALRNHIRGLSQKDYHQLKGIRSLDYVLMFIPVEPAFQVAIQADPSLVKEAMESNIILVSPTTLLVALRTIDNLWRNDRQNQNAQVIADKASKLYDKLRLFVDDMEGLGGALDKANQSYQGAMNKLATGRGNAIRQAESFKQLGVEVKRSISPSLTEIAQNDALVERQPDMDKVN from the coding sequence ATGCAATGGATTATTGATAATCAAACCCTCCTACTTTCAATCACTTCACTTAGCACTGTGGTTGGCTTTTCTGCCGCTGCGGTGTTGCATTTTAAATCTCGTCAAATAGAAGCCTTAGCGGAACACAAAGCACAGCTCGAGACGACGGCACTAGAGCAGCAAATCGCGCGCATGCAGCAAGAGTTATCTGATGCCAAACAAGAACTCGATGAGCTGGATGATGAGCGTGACAAGTCGGCATTTGAGCTCAAGCAAGCGCACGGCAAGGTGATGGCAGCAATGGAAAAGCTGCGCTATTTCGAGGCTGTGAAGCAAGAGCGTCAGCAGTACGCTACCGAGCTTGAGCAGGTTAAGCAGCAGCGTGCGCAATCTGAGGCGCAGTTACGCGAGCAGCTCGCCACGTATCAGCAACAACAGCGCTCGGATCAAGAGAAGCTAGAGCTGCTGCAGCAATCTGAGTTACGCCTTAAAGAGCAGTTTGAGCGCCTTGCTCATCAAGTGTTTGAAGCGAAAACCGCCAAAGTTGATGCGCAAAACCGTCAAAGCCTCGAGGGGATTCTATCCCCACTCAAAGAGCAGCTTGAGGGCTTTAAAAAGCAGGTCAACGATAGTTTTAGTCAAGAGGCAAAAGAGCGACATACGCTGGTGCATGAGCTAAAAAACCTCCAGCGTCTTAATGATCAGATGACTAAAGAAGCGATGAACCTGACGCAAGCTCTGAAGGGCGACAACAAACAACAAGGCAACTGGGGTGAGGTGGTCTTGGCGCGCGTATTGGCAGAGTCGGGGCTTCGCGAAGGACACGAGTATCAAACGCAGGTGAGTCTGCAAAACGAAGCGGGTAAGCGTTATCAGCCCGATGTGATCGTTCATTTACCACAAGATAAGCAGGTGGTGATCGATTCGAAGATGGTGTTGGTTGCCTACGAGCGCTATTTCAATGCTGAAACCGATGCCGAACGCGATCGAGCGCTGAGTGATCACTTATTGGCGCTTCGTAACCATATTCGTGGGCTGTCGCAAAAAGATTACCACCAACTTAAGGGTATTCGCTCCCTCGATTACGTCTTGATGTTCATCCCCGTTGAGCCCGCATTCCAAGTGGCGATTCAAGCTGACCCGAGTTTGGTGAAAGAGGCAATGGAGAGCAACATTATTTTGGTTAGCCCAACCACACTGCTGGTGGCGCTGCGTACCATCGACAACCTTTGGCGCAACGATAGACAAAACCAAAATGCTCAGGTGATCGCAGACAAAGCCAGCAAGCTCTACGACAAGCTGCGCCTCTTCGTGGATGACATGGAAGGTTTGGGCGGCGCATTGGATAAAGCCAACCAAAGTTACCAAGGGGCGATGAACAAGTTAGCGACGGGTCGCGGTAATGCGATTCGTCAGGCGGAAAGCTTTAAACAGCTTGGGGTTGAGGTGAAACGCTCGATTTCTCCCTCGCTCACAGAAATTGCACAAAATGATGCTTTGGTGGAAAGACAACCAGACATGGATAAAGTAAACTGA
- the fliJ gene encoding flagellar export protein FliJ — protein MESKIRAVGKMTQVEELRRDQIGAQLESMRHQSEHLCAQLEALSELKSRNYQGATKTCSVGLMNLNLADQMLQKMLVHHQQEQAVMEAQCQSVQKQLQQKAARVQGLEQVLERWNKKQSYEKAKREQKLIEDIINARLKRRSL, from the coding sequence ATGGAAAGCAAGATCCGCGCAGTCGGCAAGATGACCCAAGTCGAGGAGCTAAGGCGCGATCAGATCGGCGCTCAGCTCGAATCCATGCGCCATCAGAGTGAGCATCTCTGTGCTCAGTTGGAAGCACTTTCAGAGCTGAAATCTCGCAACTATCAAGGGGCAACGAAAACCTGCAGTGTGGGGCTGATGAACCTTAACTTGGCGGATCAGATGCTACAAAAGATGTTGGTGCACCATCAGCAAGAGCAAGCCGTGATGGAGGCTCAGTGTCAGTCGGTACAAAAGCAGCTACAGCAAAAAGCGGCTCGCGTTCAAGGGCTTGAGCAGGTATTAGAGCGCTGGAACAAAAAGCAGAGCTATGAAAAAGCAAAGCGCGAACAAAAGCTAATAGAGGACATCATCAACGCCCGCCTCAAGCGCCGCTCCCTGTAA
- the fliI gene encoding flagellar protein export ATPase FliI: MSNVSPLLKDRVLKDRLLKDRLFDAIASLDTVPVARVTGRLVKVNGLMLQAVGCRFKLEQRCLVETDEGDMIEAQVVGFDHNIAYLMPVRRLGGLFAGAKVVPLDGDSSVNLGNHWLGRVVNGLGEALDDGPRLKGGERVSLEPKSINPLKRRPVDTPLDVGVRAINGLLTVGKGQRIGLMAGSGVGKSVLMGMITQNTEADVIVVGLIGERGREVREFIERNLTEEMRRKAIIIAAPADESPLMRLRATLLCHRVAEYFRDKGNDVLLLMDSLTRYAMAQREIALALGEPPASRGYPPSVFSVLPQLLERAGNSEHPDGSLTAIYTVLAEGDDQQDPVVDSARAILDGHVVLSRQLAEQGHYPAIDINASISRCMSGCTPEAHSTIANQFRQLYSSYLQVKELLPLGGYQPGQDPELDRAVAMHPQLKGYLLQGANEAVNLTSSLTELAQLFQAQQAQ; this comes from the coding sequence ATGTCTAATGTGTCGCCGCTGCTCAAAGATCGGGTGCTCAAAGATAGGTTGCTTAAAGATCGACTGTTTGATGCGATAGCATCACTTGATACCGTGCCCGTGGCGCGAGTGACGGGACGTTTGGTCAAGGTGAATGGCTTAATGCTACAAGCGGTCGGTTGCCGATTTAAGCTTGAGCAGCGTTGCTTAGTAGAGACCGACGAAGGCGACATGATTGAGGCTCAGGTAGTCGGCTTTGATCATAACATAGCCTACCTAATGCCAGTTCGGCGTCTTGGTGGTTTGTTTGCAGGTGCCAAGGTAGTGCCGCTGGATGGCGACAGCTCAGTGAACCTTGGTAATCACTGGCTGGGTCGTGTGGTTAACGGGCTAGGTGAAGCTCTGGATGATGGACCTAGGTTAAAAGGCGGCGAGCGTGTCTCGCTAGAGCCTAAATCGATTAACCCTTTAAAAAGACGCCCAGTGGACACACCGCTTGATGTGGGGGTGCGCGCAATCAATGGTTTACTTACCGTGGGCAAAGGGCAGCGCATCGGATTAATGGCAGGCAGTGGTGTAGGTAAAAGTGTACTCATGGGCATGATCACCCAAAACACCGAAGCCGATGTCATCGTGGTCGGTTTGATTGGCGAGCGCGGTCGAGAAGTTCGAGAGTTTATCGAGCGCAATCTGACCGAAGAGATGCGCCGCAAGGCAATCATTATCGCGGCGCCTGCCGATGAGTCACCACTGATGAGACTGCGTGCCACACTGCTGTGTCATCGTGTCGCCGAGTATTTTCGCGACAAGGGTAACGATGTACTGCTGCTGATGGATTCACTCACTCGCTATGCGATGGCGCAGCGTGAGATTGCGTTGGCTTTAGGTGAGCCACCTGCCTCAAGGGGTTATCCGCCTTCCGTGTTTAGTGTGTTGCCGCAGCTTTTGGAGCGTGCCGGTAACAGTGAACATCCAGATGGCAGTCTTACCGCTATCTACACCGTGTTAGCAGAAGGGGATGACCAACAAGACCCTGTGGTGGATTCGGCGCGGGCGATCTTGGATGGGCATGTGGTGCTGTCTCGTCAATTGGCAGAGCAAGGGCACTATCCTGCCATTGATATCAATGCTTCTATCAGTCGCTGTATGTCTGGCTGCACGCCAGAGGCGCACTCCACGATCGCAAATCAATTTAGACAGCTTTATTCGAGCTACCTTCAGGTTAAAGAACTTCTACCGCTAGGTGGCTACCAGCCGGGACAAGACCCTGAGTTAGACCGAGCGGTTGCCATGCATCCGCAGCTTAAAGGGTATTTGTTGCAAGGCGCGAATGAGGCGGTGAACTTAACCAGCAGTTTAACCGAGCTTGCTCAGCTGTTTCAGGCTCAGCAAGCGCAATAA
- the fliH gene encoding flagellar assembly protein FliH, translating into MTRTKIFSLPATGYRQHRFPPVAQPSASDELAADLNWDDAPTQMDIQERLEEGFQQGLERGHREGFNQGVEQGKQQGIAEGQKEGFQQGFVSGEQTGKQTFVDAVKPVNDIYVALSRWQEEKEQQQRHMICELVQKVAQQVIRAELTLMPQQILTLVDETLEAMPGKTEKVTVFLNPQDLERITHINPELAAGWKLMAKADLPVGGCQLVTEDAEADASCDSRLESCMDAVKEHLLDEVIANESEERNV; encoded by the coding sequence ATGACGCGCACTAAGATATTTTCCTTACCTGCGACTGGTTATCGCCAGCACCGCTTTCCTCCGGTAGCGCAGCCTTCTGCGAGTGATGAACTGGCCGCAGACCTCAATTGGGATGATGCGCCAACACAAATGGATATCCAAGAGCGCTTAGAAGAAGGGTTTCAACAAGGATTGGAGCGTGGTCACCGCGAAGGCTTTAATCAGGGGGTTGAACAGGGCAAACAACAGGGCATTGCTGAGGGCCAAAAAGAGGGCTTTCAACAAGGTTTTGTTTCGGGTGAACAAACGGGTAAGCAGACGTTTGTCGATGCAGTTAAACCTGTCAACGATATCTATGTGGCATTGTCGCGGTGGCAAGAGGAAAAAGAGCAGCAACAGCGTCATATGATCTGTGAGTTAGTGCAGAAAGTGGCGCAACAAGTGATTCGAGCTGAGCTGACTCTGATGCCGCAACAAATTCTCACGCTGGTGGATGAAACGTTAGAAGCCATGCCGGGTAAAACGGAAAAGGTCACCGTGTTCCTAAACCCTCAGGACCTTGAGCGCATCACGCATATTAACCCAGAGCTTGCCGCGGGCTGGAAGCTGATGGCGAAAGCCGATTTGCCTGTGGGTGGCTGTCAGCTTGTGACTGAAGACGCCGAAGCAGACGCAAGCTGCGACTCTCGATTGGAGTCGTGCATGGACGCCGTTAAAGAGCACTTGCTCGATGAAGTGATTGCTAACGAATCCGAGGAACGCAATGTCTAA
- a CDS encoding flagellar motor switch protein FliG produces MKTAQSTPATLSHVERTALVLLGMGEDAAAQVLRHFSRDETQRVTKAMAKLSGIKSDNAKNVIQHFFEDFRQHSGIRGASKEYLSNTLRKALGNDLAKGLLNNLYGDEIRNNMQRLQWVEAEVLARFVASEHPQMQAIFLAYLPPETSSEVLNHLPSDYHDELLYRIATLQDIDHQVVGDLNELIERCIEQVSVSQSAPMSGVKQVADIINRFSGDRAMLMEMLKLHDENVVSEIEENMFDFMVLGRQREDTMDALVQQVPVELWSVALKGAEITLQQAIKASMPQRMVKALEDDMQLRGAVPLSTVERARNEIMQIIKEMSEAGEIELTLYQEQTVE; encoded by the coding sequence ATGAAAACAGCACAGTCAACGCCAGCAACGCTTAGTCACGTCGAACGCACGGCATTGGTGTTACTCGGTATGGGTGAGGACGCCGCTGCGCAAGTGTTACGCCACTTCTCTCGTGATGAGACTCAACGCGTCACTAAAGCAATGGCCAAGCTTAGCGGCATCAAAAGTGATAACGCGAAGAATGTTATTCAACACTTCTTTGAGGATTTTAGACAGCACAGTGGTATCCGCGGAGCCTCGAAAGAGTACTTGTCGAATACGCTTCGCAAAGCTTTGGGCAACGATCTTGCGAAAGGGCTGTTGAACAACCTGTATGGTGATGAGATTCGCAACAACATGCAGAGGCTGCAATGGGTAGAAGCTGAAGTGCTAGCCCGATTTGTCGCCAGTGAGCATCCTCAGATGCAGGCAATTTTCTTGGCCTATTTGCCACCAGAAACCTCGTCAGAAGTACTCAATCATCTGCCGTCGGATTATCACGATGAGCTTTTATATCGGATCGCGACGTTGCAAGACATTGATCATCAAGTCGTGGGCGATTTGAACGAATTGATTGAGCGCTGCATTGAGCAAGTATCGGTGAGTCAAAGTGCACCTATGTCAGGGGTGAAGCAGGTTGCCGATATCATCAACCGCTTCTCTGGTGACCGAGCTATGTTGATGGAAATGCTGAAGTTGCACGATGAAAACGTGGTCAGCGAGATTGAAGAGAACATGTTTGACTTTATGGTGCTTGGTAGACAGCGCGAAGACACCATGGACGCCTTGGTACAGCAGGTGCCTGTCGAGCTTTGGTCTGTGGCTCTTAAAGGCGCAGAGATCACCTTGCAGCAAGCCATTAAGGCGTCGATGCCGCAGCGTATGGTGAAAGCGCTAGAAGATGATATGCAGCTTCGCGGCGCGGTGCCATTGAGTACGGTCGAACGTGCACGTAATGAAATCATGCAGATTATCAAAGAGATGTCGGAAGCGGGTGAGATTGAGCTCACGCTATACCAAGAGCAAACGGTGGAGTAG
- the fliF gene encoding flagellar basal-body MS-ring/collar protein FliF: protein MSELAPQTAATPGPIDVAPKSTPNNMNDVQAKLKQLWSSSQRNLVLSAVLAAIVAAIIVVALWSSSQSYRPLYSQQERFDIGEIVSVLESEGIAYRLQEQNGQVLVAEGQVAKIRMLLAAKGVKAQLPTGLDSLKEDSSLGTSQFMENARYRHGLEGELVRTIISLNAISNARVHLAIPRQTLFVRQQGEDPSASVMIELKPGEDLKPDQVEAIINLVVGSVTGMKSEFVSVIDQYGRLLSADVASAATGKVNAKYLEYQKNVEKQIIQRAADMLTPIVGPSNFRVQVAADMDFSQVEETQEILDSNPVVRNEHSIQNNTVDKIALGIPGSLSNQPPVTGEVPTNDSQNTNARSELNRQYAVGSSIRRTQYQQGQIDKLSVSVLLNETAAPNGTAWTPEERAQISTMITDAVGISAARGDSLSLMSFNFTPIEIEAPPAMPWWQDPTVQQPLRYIIGGMLGMAMIFFVLRPLIMHLTGADQRGQELEFADPQEEEYQENIQTREEREREERLNRKLTERGIESTSSGLDASSDMLPPPGSPLELQLKHLQLIATEEPERVAEVLKQWVNVNENSTVNASNA from the coding sequence ATGTCAGAATTAGCACCTCAAACAGCGGCGACCCCAGGTCCCATTGATGTCGCACCTAAGTCGACACCTAATAACATGAACGATGTTCAGGCGAAGCTTAAACAGCTTTGGTCTAGCTCACAGCGCAACTTAGTCTTGTCTGCAGTTCTAGCGGCGATTGTGGCGGCCATCATAGTGGTCGCGCTTTGGAGTTCTTCGCAAAGCTATCGCCCTCTCTACAGTCAGCAAGAGCGCTTTGACATCGGTGAAATTGTGTCTGTGTTGGAGTCAGAAGGCATTGCCTACCGCCTGCAAGAGCAGAACGGTCAAGTACTGGTGGCAGAGGGTCAAGTTGCCAAAATTCGTATGCTTCTGGCGGCGAAAGGCGTTAAAGCACAATTGCCAACGGGTCTGGACTCATTAAAAGAAGACAGCTCACTCGGCACCAGCCAATTTATGGAAAATGCGCGCTATCGACATGGTCTAGAGGGTGAGTTGGTTCGCACCATCATCTCTTTGAATGCGATTTCAAATGCTCGAGTCCACCTTGCGATTCCAAGACAAACCTTGTTTGTGCGCCAGCAGGGAGAAGACCCTTCCGCTTCGGTAATGATTGAACTCAAACCTGGCGAAGACCTTAAGCCAGATCAGGTAGAAGCGATCATCAACTTGGTTGTCGGCAGTGTCACTGGCATGAAGTCAGAGTTCGTTTCCGTGATAGACCAATATGGGCGTCTACTGAGTGCTGATGTGGCCTCTGCAGCAACAGGCAAAGTGAATGCCAAATATCTGGAATATCAAAAGAATGTAGAGAAGCAGATCATCCAGCGTGCAGCCGACATGCTGACGCCGATTGTGGGTCCAAGTAACTTCCGAGTGCAAGTTGCCGCCGACATGGACTTTAGTCAGGTGGAAGAAACGCAAGAGATCCTCGACTCCAATCCTGTGGTTCGTAATGAGCACAGCATTCAAAACAACACCGTCGATAAGATTGCGCTTGGTATCCCAGGTTCATTGAGCAACCAGCCACCGGTTACCGGTGAAGTGCCAACCAACGACAGCCAAAACACCAATGCACGCAGTGAGCTTAATCGTCAGTATGCTGTTGGCAGCAGTATTCGCCGTACTCAGTATCAGCAGGGACAAATCGACAAGCTAAGTGTCTCGGTGCTACTTAATGAGACCGCAGCACCTAATGGCACGGCGTGGACACCAGAAGAGCGCGCGCAGATCTCAACGATGATCACCGATGCTGTGGGTATCTCAGCGGCGCGCGGCGATAGCCTCAGTCTAATGAGCTTTAACTTCACGCCAATCGAGATTGAAGCGCCACCGGCGATGCCTTGGTGGCAAGACCCGACGGTTCAGCAGCCGCTACGCTACATCATAGGTGGCATGCTAGGTATGGCGATGATCTTCTTCGTACTACGCCCACTTATCATGCACTTAACTGGCGCTGACCAGCGTGGTCAAGAGCTAGAGTTTGCAGACCCTCAAGAAGAAGAGTACCAAGAAAACATTCAAACCCGTGAAGAGCGTGAGCGCGAAGAGCGCCTAAACCGCAAACTGACCGAGCGTGGTATCGAGTCGACATCGTCGGGTCTGGATGCGAGCAGCGACATGTTGCCACCACCAGGTTCGCCGCTAGAACTGCAATTGAAACATCTACAGCTTATTGCGACCGAAGAGCCAGAGCGCGTCGCGGAAGTCCTTAAACAATGGGTAAACGTCAATGAAAACAGCACAGTCAACGCCAGCAACGCTTAG
- the fliE gene encoding flagellar hook-basal body complex protein FliE, translated as MAMQPINNAVSAEQLMLTKMQNMQQQVQPDFLVANNPMDVNKVNPPMAFSGAMKNVLDMVNQHQSTASQKMTAVETGQSDDLVGAMIASQKASLSFSALMQVRNKVVASFEDVMKMPV; from the coding sequence ATGGCGATGCAACCAATCAATAATGCGGTATCAGCAGAGCAATTGATGCTCACCAAAATGCAAAACATGCAGCAGCAGGTACAACCTGACTTCTTAGTGGCGAACAACCCGATGGATGTGAATAAGGTGAACCCTCCAATGGCGTTTTCTGGGGCGATGAAAAACGTGCTCGACATGGTTAACCAGCATCAATCTACAGCATCACAAAAAATGACTGCGGTAGAAACGGGTCAAAGTGATGACTTGGTCGGTGCCATGATTGCCAGTCAGAAAGCCAGCTTGTCGTTCTCGGCGCTGATGCAGGTGCGTAACAAGGTTGTTGCGTCGTTTGAAGATGTAATGAAGATGCCGGTGTAA